One genomic window of Polyangium aurulentum includes the following:
- a CDS encoding DUF2254 family protein, which produces MFSKGIWLYPLSLLATVSAGAFFAIHVADVASAHGASLLDAMRGMSPEDATQIMGGIGEVIAAILGIVITVASIIVQLAATRYTPRITDMFFRDRTNRAVIAFFVVSAVFSLWVNFTIRQGNEETAFVPRYGVFVTMALLTLSLLVMAPYFNYVFDFLEPDKIVERIRKAGVAEALRRGGTETEEAVDERRMGALSALEHLADIALNAIEQKDKGIASNSVDAVSDLVVAYMPHKGNLDERWFQIGGRLRRDPDFVSMNEGALGKIADERSWLEYKALRQFLMVYREALTAMPDIINRIAIDTRYIGTAAIEAGDRPALATVIKFFNTYMRRALNARDVPAAYNSLNQYRYLAEVLLKKGWSREVLEVSNHFKYYAQTAQAMKLAFVTETVAFDLCTINELAYDLGAESRDALLRIFLEVDKEAEAPQQESSLRGVRKAQIKLATHYLQKGDEELARRIHRDMKDERPDRLRSIKAEMLSVTKNEFWEINERGVVFEYIEPERRVFLNRFFEWFPALATRTEPNRTDPPPPA; this is translated from the coding sequence GTGTTCTCGAAGGGCATCTGGCTCTACCCGCTCTCGCTCCTCGCCACCGTGAGCGCGGGCGCGTTCTTCGCGATCCACGTCGCCGACGTCGCCTCCGCCCACGGCGCGAGCCTGCTCGACGCCATGCGCGGCATGTCGCCCGAGGACGCGACGCAGATCATGGGCGGGATCGGCGAGGTGATCGCAGCGATCCTCGGCATCGTGATCACGGTCGCGTCGATCATCGTGCAGCTCGCCGCCACGCGCTACACGCCCCGCATCACCGACATGTTCTTCCGCGATCGCACCAACCGCGCGGTGATCGCGTTTTTCGTGGTGAGCGCCGTCTTCTCGCTCTGGGTGAACTTCACGATCCGCCAGGGCAACGAGGAGACGGCGTTCGTCCCGCGCTACGGCGTGTTCGTGACCATGGCGCTGCTCACGCTGAGCCTGCTCGTGATGGCGCCCTACTTCAACTACGTGTTCGACTTCCTCGAGCCCGACAAGATCGTCGAGCGCATCCGCAAGGCGGGCGTGGCCGAGGCGCTGCGGCGCGGGGGCACGGAGACCGAGGAGGCGGTGGACGAGCGGCGCATGGGCGCGCTCTCGGCGCTCGAGCACCTGGCCGACATCGCCCTGAACGCGATCGAGCAGAAGGACAAAGGCATCGCCTCGAACAGCGTCGACGCGGTGAGCGATCTGGTCGTCGCGTACATGCCGCACAAGGGCAACCTCGACGAACGCTGGTTTCAGATCGGCGGTCGGCTCCGCAGAGATCCCGACTTCGTCAGCATGAACGAGGGCGCGCTCGGCAAGATCGCCGATGAGCGATCGTGGCTCGAGTACAAGGCGCTGCGGCAGTTCCTCATGGTCTACCGCGAGGCGCTGACGGCCATGCCGGACATCATCAACCGCATCGCGATCGACACGCGCTACATCGGCACGGCGGCGATCGAGGCGGGCGATCGGCCTGCGCTGGCGACGGTGATCAAGTTCTTCAACACCTACATGCGTCGCGCCCTCAACGCGCGCGACGTGCCCGCCGCCTACAACAGCCTGAACCAGTACCGCTACCTCGCCGAGGTGCTGCTCAAGAAGGGCTGGAGCCGCGAGGTGCTCGAGGTGTCGAACCACTTCAAGTACTACGCGCAGACGGCCCAGGCGATGAAGCTCGCGTTCGTCACCGAGACGGTGGCCTTCGACCTGTGCACGATCAACGAGCTCGCCTACGATCTCGGCGCCGAGTCGCGCGACGCGCTCCTGCGCATCTTCCTCGAGGTCGACAAGGAGGCCGAGGCGCCGCAGCAGGAGTCGTCGCTGCGCGGCGTGCGCAAGGCCCAGATCAAGCTCGCGACGCACTACCTGCAGAAGGGTGACGAGGAGCTCGCTCGCCGCATCCACCGCGACATGAAGGACGAGCGGCCCGACCGCCTGCGCTCGATCAAGGCGGAGATGCTGAGCGTCACCAAGAACGAATTCTGGGAGATCAACGAGCGCGGTGTGGTGTTCGAGTACATCGAGCCCGAAAGGCGGGTCTTTTTGAACCGCTTCTTCGAGTGGTTCCCCGCACTCGCGACCCGGACCGAGCCGAATCGCACCGATCCCCCGCCCCCGGCCTGA
- a CDS encoding tetratricopeptide repeat protein has protein sequence MRKAKDNEASFAPGGSGGLRAGRRGETGTKAAPSPRGRGKKAAPAEVKAERRTARRAPRPKVEIPEEMLSRAMEAVTPRARALWARRGLACRAPLDRTTQSMLLRQLYLAYFEEERFERAALVAEQAIALDVLPDVVHQDAARAKQATGDVDGAIAHLRLAARLGPPSRRAFHWWSLGSLYYLVGRHEEAVGALARAARWGTRDKPLYQGHMALAQIALGQPAGDLDELIDRLASVPAGNGYGRFVLGQLAFHARRWDDARQWLGAFVHRSTTGRPAMGIALRAEVEVARQMLGRIPSA, from the coding sequence GTGCGCAAGGCGAAGGACAACGAGGCTTCCTTCGCTCCCGGCGGCTCGGGGGGTTTGCGAGCCGGCCGCCGCGGGGAGACGGGCACGAAAGCTGCGCCCTCCCCGCGCGGGCGAGGCAAAAAGGCCGCCCCGGCCGAGGTGAAGGCCGAGCGCCGGACAGCGCGCCGGGCTCCGCGGCCGAAGGTCGAGATCCCCGAGGAGATGCTGAGCCGCGCCATGGAGGCCGTGACCCCTCGGGCGCGCGCCCTGTGGGCCAGGCGAGGGCTCGCTTGCCGCGCTCCGCTCGATCGCACGACCCAGTCGATGCTGCTGCGCCAGCTCTACCTCGCCTACTTCGAGGAGGAGCGCTTCGAGCGGGCCGCCTTGGTCGCCGAGCAAGCCATCGCCCTCGACGTCCTGCCCGACGTCGTGCACCAGGACGCGGCCCGGGCCAAGCAGGCCACGGGCGACGTCGACGGCGCGATCGCGCACCTGCGCCTCGCCGCGCGCCTCGGCCCGCCGAGCCGCAGGGCCTTCCACTGGTGGTCGCTCGGGAGTCTGTATTACCTCGTGGGCCGGCACGAGGAGGCTGTGGGGGCGCTCGCAAGGGCGGCGCGCTGGGGCACGAGGGACAAGCCGCTCTACCAGGGGCACATGGCGCTCGCGCAGATCGCGCTCGGGCAGCCCGCCGGAGATCTCGACGAGCTCATCGACCGGCTCGCGAGCGTGCCCGCCGGCAACGGCTACGGCCGGTTCGTGCTCGGGCAACTGGCGTTCCACGCCCGCCGATGGGACGACGCCCGGCAGTGGCTCGGGGCTTTCGTGCACCGCAGCACCACCGGCCGGCCTGCCATGGGCATCGCGCTCCGGGCCGAGGTCGAGGTGGCCCGCCAGATGCTCGGCCGCATCCCCTCCGCCTAG
- a CDS encoding protein-disulfide reductase DsbD family protein produces MLPALAFAAVLLLPGIAAAADGDKDLFTRWREDYGLIGGAAGAFVGGLLTCLTPCVYPMIAITVSVFGAKQAKSRQQAVMLSLSFVLGIAVLFTTLLVGAALTGSLFGAALQKWWVNVFIALVMAAMAAAMFGAFELTLPDSVMQRLSAVGGVGYGGAFALGLVSSLIAAPCTGPVLTSVIIWIGKTQSVGLGALVGLMYSLGLGLPFFLVGAFAVALPKGGGWMVGVKSFFGIVMLVVALNFLRYAIPSMAEVARHDTKFMAACALAVVIGIGIGAVHLDWSDGGIGVKIRKALGVVAAVAGGFLLWVAFEKPPEMGEVPVAANDGSPVKKLLTWEHNEEAAKALAAKEKRPLMIDFTAEWCGACKELAKHTFADPRVMEKAGHFVAVKIDATEDEQLEAVKKTYGVVGLPTVLIFDSNGKERQRFTEFVPPDRFLSAIEGIN; encoded by the coding sequence TTGCTCCCTGCCCTCGCGTTTGCGGCGGTCCTGCTCTTGCCAGGCATCGCGGCGGCGGCTGACGGGGACAAGGACCTCTTCACGCGCTGGCGTGAGGACTACGGCCTCATCGGAGGCGCGGCCGGCGCGTTCGTGGGCGGCCTGCTCACCTGCCTCACGCCCTGCGTCTACCCGATGATCGCGATCACGGTCAGCGTCTTCGGCGCCAAGCAGGCCAAGAGCCGGCAGCAGGCGGTGATGCTGTCGCTGTCGTTCGTGCTGGGCATCGCGGTGCTGTTCACGACCCTGCTCGTCGGCGCCGCGCTCACCGGAAGCCTCTTCGGCGCGGCGCTGCAGAAGTGGTGGGTCAACGTGTTCATCGCGCTCGTGATGGCCGCGATGGCCGCCGCCATGTTCGGCGCCTTCGAGCTCACGCTGCCCGACAGCGTGATGCAGCGCCTGTCCGCCGTCGGCGGCGTCGGCTACGGCGGCGCGTTCGCGCTCGGCCTCGTGAGCAGCCTGATCGCGGCGCCCTGCACCGGCCCCGTGCTCACGTCGGTGATCATCTGGATCGGCAAGACGCAGAGCGTGGGCCTCGGCGCGCTCGTCGGGCTCATGTACTCGCTCGGCCTCGGCCTGCCCTTCTTCCTGGTCGGCGCGTTCGCGGTCGCGCTGCCGAAGGGCGGCGGGTGGATGGTCGGCGTCAAGTCGTTCTTCGGCATCGTGATGCTCGTCGTGGCGCTGAACTTCCTCCGCTACGCCATCCCGTCGATGGCCGAAGTGGCACGCCATGACACGAAGTTCATGGCTGCGTGCGCGCTCGCCGTCGTGATCGGCATCGGCATCGGCGCGGTGCACCTCGACTGGAGCGACGGCGGCATCGGGGTGAAGATCCGCAAGGCCCTCGGCGTGGTCGCCGCGGTCGCGGGTGGGTTCTTGCTCTGGGTGGCCTTCGAGAAGCCGCCCGAGATGGGCGAGGTGCCCGTCGCCGCGAACGACGGCAGCCCCGTGAAGAAGCTCCTCACGTGGGAGCACAACGAGGAGGCGGCCAAGGCGCTCGCGGCCAAGGAGAAGCGCCCGCTGATGATCGACTTCACGGCCGAGTGGTGCGGCGCTTGCAAAGAGCTCGCGAAGCACACGTTCGCCGATCCTCGCGTGATGGAGAAGGCCGGTCACTTCGTGGCCGTCAAGATCGACGCCACCGAGGACGAGCAGCTCGAGGCCGTGAAGAAGACATACGGGGTGGTGGGCCTTCCGACGGTCCTCATCTTCGACTCCAACGGTAAGGAGCGGCAGCGCTTCACCGAGTTCGTTCCCCCCGATCGCTTCCTCTCGGCCATCGAAGGCATCAACTAG
- a CDS encoding DUF4912 domain-containing protein, with the protein MERHELEGLTREELIALAERLGISRPRVLTVPELVDEIVSRTAASERDRVRSRGWLGRARDLLAGVIERGMHLPEVARSVRGPTGPWPKAPPPLATVTLAEIYAAQGHLEKALGVLDDVITREPEHAEARALRQRLAAQLEGRASGHAPGSEPAPDSGDEASQAEEVAAGEMPSAASAEAEAEAVAVEKPLVPEAAAAPVAVPVPVTSADAPVEPAPVVPAAGAEAETIEPLAEPSVEEEIEDLPLPERYNVDEIVAVSVDPTTVYLYWEVRPTSMARARAHRPEGALVVRMISVTPSWQGPLVDQRDLRVDALYGDVYVRNLRPGSNVRVTVGWLASGELDPFAIGAEVATPRASLAPDVAHEVARWTPEPPAAPAHVHAEAPAHAAAPASAEPSSRWAEDTAVEWPIDAGAMQPHVTEAALPEVARPPAPQWRPPPAQRTSSSTPSWPVFEVGQGEPPRPWVPGQHGPMRWGGGEGEWSREGDVTKWTREGSVTEWTREGGVTEWSIEGGVTEWSIEGGVTGWSRGGASEWMRGGASERLRGGASERLRGGASERLRGGASERLRGGASEQLRGGASEQLRGGASERVRRGR; encoded by the coding sequence ATGGAGCGGCATGAGCTCGAGGGTTTGACGCGGGAGGAGCTGATCGCGCTGGCGGAGCGGCTCGGTATTTCGCGTCCGCGGGTGCTGACGGTGCCCGAGCTCGTGGATGAAATCGTTTCGCGGACGGCGGCGAGCGAGCGGGATCGGGTGCGGTCGCGCGGGTGGCTCGGGCGGGCGCGGGATCTCTTGGCGGGGGTGATCGAGCGCGGGATGCATCTGCCCGAGGTTGCTCGGTCCGTGCGTGGGCCGACGGGGCCCTGGCCGAAGGCGCCGCCGCCGCTGGCGACGGTGACGCTCGCGGAGATTTATGCGGCGCAGGGGCACCTGGAGAAGGCGCTCGGGGTGCTCGACGATGTCATCACGCGCGAGCCGGAGCATGCGGAGGCGCGTGCGCTGAGGCAGCGGCTCGCGGCGCAGCTCGAGGGGCGCGCCAGCGGGCATGCGCCTGGGAGTGAGCCGGCGCCGGATTCGGGGGACGAGGCTTCGCAGGCCGAGGAGGTCGCCGCGGGCGAGATGCCTTCTGCGGCGAGCGCGGAGGCGGAGGCGGAGGCGGTCGCGGTCGAAAAGCCGCTCGTGCCGGAGGCTGCGGCGGCGCCGGTGGCCGTGCCTGTGCCGGTCACGTCGGCCGACGCCCCGGTGGAGCCGGCGCCCGTGGTGCCGGCGGCGGGCGCCGAGGCGGAGACGATCGAGCCTTTGGCGGAGCCGTCCGTCGAGGAGGAGATCGAGGATTTGCCGCTGCCCGAGCGGTACAACGTCGACGAGATCGTGGCTGTGTCGGTCGATCCGACGACGGTTTATCTGTACTGGGAGGTGCGGCCGACGAGCATGGCGCGGGCGCGCGCGCACAGGCCCGAGGGGGCGCTCGTGGTGCGGATGATCAGCGTCACGCCGAGCTGGCAGGGGCCGCTCGTCGATCAGCGTGATCTGCGCGTCGACGCGCTTTATGGCGACGTGTATGTCCGCAATCTGCGGCCGGGCTCGAATGTGCGGGTGACGGTCGGGTGGCTTGCGTCGGGCGAGCTCGATCCTTTTGCGATCGGGGCCGAGGTGGCGACGCCGCGGGCTTCGCTTGCGCCGGATGTCGCGCACGAGGTGGCGCGGTGGACGCCCGAGCCGCCTGCGGCGCCTGCGCATGTTCATGCCGAAGCTCCTGCCCATGCGGCTGCACCGGCCTCTGCCGAGCCGTCCTCGCGGTGGGCGGAGGATACGGCCGTGGAGTGGCCGATCGATGCGGGCGCGATGCAGCCGCACGTGACCGAGGCGGCGCTTCCCGAGGTCGCGCGGCCGCCTGCGCCGCAGTGGAGGCCGCCGCCTGCGCAGAGGACGTCGAGCTCGACGCCATCCTGGCCGGTGTTCGAGGTGGGCCAGGGCGAGCCGCCGAGGCCGTGGGTGCCGGGGCAGCATGGGCCGATGCGCTGGGGCGGTGGCGAGGGCGAGTGGTCGCGCGAAGGCGACGTGACCAAGTGGACGCGCGAAGGCAGCGTGACCGAGTGGACGCGTGAGGGCGGCGTCACCGAGTGGTCTATCGAGGGTGGCGTCACCGAGTGGTCTATCGAGGGCGGTGTCACCGGGTGGTCTCGCGGAGGCGCGAGCGAGTGGATGCGCGGCGGAGCGAGTGAGCGGCTGCGCGGTGGTGCAAGTGAGCGGCTGCGTGGTGGCGCGAGCGAGCGGCTGCGCGGTGGTGCGAGCGAGCGGCTTCGAGGCGGTGCGAGCGAACAGTTGCGCGGCGGCGCGAGCGAACAGTTGCGTGGTGGCGCGAGCGAGCGCGTGCGCCGAGGGCGCTAG
- a CDS encoding D-alanine--D-alanine ligase family protein, whose amino-acid sequence MKRRAIRRRVGVIMGGSSAEREISLRSGHAVAEALSARGHDVVRLSLGDSFGPDLWATLQRARIDAAFLALHGRHGEDGCVQGLLELARIPYTGSSVLASALAMDKLKAKELFRLHNVPTPPYYMVGVGDDLSDLEGLHGSFGFPVVVKPKGEGSSIGISRATSLEELRGALDDAFSYDDEAIVERFVGGTEIHVGILDGEVLGAIEIAHQRPIYDYETKYGADPVDYFMPTRLSPQRERGVLNLAERAARALGCTGAVRVDLLVTAGENEYVLEVNTLPGLTPDGLLARIAGAKGYEFADLCEAILDGARLHQPARRRSRVEPLAQPAGYAMVNGAAPAAAMKSVG is encoded by the coding sequence ATGAAGAGGCGGGCGATCCGTAGGCGGGTCGGCGTGATCATGGGCGGCTCGTCGGCGGAGCGGGAGATCTCGCTGCGCTCCGGTCACGCTGTCGCGGAGGCGCTCTCTGCGCGGGGTCACGACGTGGTGCGGCTGTCGCTCGGCGACAGCTTCGGCCCGGACCTGTGGGCGACGTTGCAGAGGGCGCGCATCGACGCGGCCTTCCTGGCCTTGCACGGCCGGCACGGCGAGGACGGCTGCGTGCAGGGGCTGCTCGAGCTGGCGCGCATCCCGTACACCGGGTCGAGCGTGCTCGCGAGCGCGCTTGCGATGGACAAGCTCAAGGCGAAGGAGCTGTTCCGCCTGCACAACGTGCCCACGCCGCCCTATTACATGGTGGGCGTCGGGGACGATCTTTCGGATCTCGAGGGCCTGCATGGCTCGTTCGGTTTCCCGGTGGTGGTGAAGCCGAAGGGCGAGGGGTCGAGCATCGGCATCTCGCGGGCGACGAGCCTCGAGGAGCTGCGTGGGGCGCTGGACGACGCGTTTTCGTACGACGACGAGGCGATCGTCGAGCGCTTCGTGGGCGGCACCGAGATCCACGTGGGCATCCTGGACGGCGAGGTGCTCGGGGCGATCGAGATCGCGCATCAGCGGCCGATTTACGATTACGAGACCAAGTACGGCGCGGATCCTGTCGATTATTTCATGCCGACGCGCCTGTCGCCGCAGCGCGAGCGAGGCGTGCTGAACCTGGCGGAGCGGGCTGCGCGGGCGCTCGGCTGCACGGGCGCGGTGCGGGTGGATCTCCTGGTGACCGCGGGCGAGAACGAGTACGTGCTCGAGGTGAACACGCTCCCCGGCCTCACGCCCGATGGCCTGCTCGCGCGGATTGCGGGGGCGAAGGGCTATGAATTCGCGGACCTGTGCGAGGCGATCCTCGACGGCGCTCGCCTGCATCAGCCTGCGCGCAGGCGTTCGCGGGTCGAGCCGCTCGCGCAGCCGGCGGGCTACGCGATGGTGAATGGCGCGGCGCCCGCTGCGGCCATGAAGTCGGTCGGTTAA